A section of the Agromyces aurantiacus genome encodes:
- a CDS encoding amino acid ABC transporter permease has protein sequence MDAVIENLPLYLQGFGMTLLLLVVSGIAALVIGTLIAAMRISPVASLRGFATVYTELVRNTPLTLVLFFCAFVLPQLGSRLDYATAAIIGLSVYTSPFVAEALRSGVNGVPVGQAEAARSVGFGFSQTVSLIVLPQAFRMTIPPLINVFIALTKNTSVAGGFFVVELFAVGRTLANANGDAVIAILLGVATFYLLITVPLGLLAARLERRWVVQR, from the coding sequence GTGGACGCGGTCATCGAGAACCTGCCCCTGTACCTGCAGGGGTTCGGCATGACGCTGCTGCTGCTCGTCGTGTCCGGCATCGCCGCGCTGGTGATCGGCACGCTGATCGCGGCCATGCGGATCTCGCCGGTCGCGTCGCTGCGCGGCTTCGCGACGGTGTACACCGAGCTCGTCCGCAACACGCCGCTCACGCTCGTGCTGTTCTTCTGCGCCTTCGTGCTGCCGCAGCTCGGCTCCCGGCTCGATTACGCGACGGCCGCGATCATCGGCCTGTCGGTCTACACCTCGCCGTTCGTCGCCGAGGCCCTGCGCTCGGGCGTCAACGGCGTGCCCGTCGGCCAGGCCGAGGCCGCGCGAAGCGTCGGCTTCGGGTTCTCGCAGACGGTGTCGCTCATCGTTCTGCCCCAGGCGTTCCGCATGACCATCCCGCCGCTGATCAACGTGTTCATCGCGTTGACGAAGAACACCTCGGTCGCGGGCGGCTTCTTCGTGGTCGAGCTGTTCGCCGTCGGCCGCACGCTCGCGAACGCGAACGGCGACGCGGTCATCGCGATCCTGCTCGGCGTCGCGACCTTCTACCTGCTCATCACCGTGCCGCTCGGCCTGCTCGCGGCACGCCTGGAACGACGTTGGGTGGTGCAGCGATGA
- the rplT gene encoding 50S ribosomal protein L20 — protein sequence MARVKRAVNAHKKRRVILERAEGYRGQRSRLYRKAKEQVTHSLVYSYNDRRKKKGDFRRLWIQRINAAARQNGITYNRLIQGLGLAGIEVDRRILAELAVNEPGTFAGLVEAAKQALPSDVNAPKNAA from the coding sequence ATGGCAAGAGTCAAGCGCGCCGTCAATGCGCACAAGAAGCGTCGGGTCATCCTCGAGCGTGCCGAGGGCTACCGCGGTCAGCGGTCGCGCCTCTACCGCAAGGCGAAGGAGCAGGTCACCCACTCCCTCGTCTACTCGTACAACGACCGCCGCAAGAAGAAGGGCGACTTCCGTCGCCTGTGGATCCAGCGGATCAACGCTGCGGCCCGCCAGAACGGCATCACGTACAACCGCCTCATCCAGGGCCTCGGCCTCGCCGGCATCGAGGTCGACCGTCGCATCCTCGCCGAGCTCGCGGTCAACGAGCCCGGCACCTTCGCGGGCCTCGTCGAGGCGGCCAAGCAGGCGCTCCCGAGCGACGTGAACGCCCCGAAGAACGCGGCCTAG
- the argC gene encoding N-acetyl-gamma-glutamyl-phosphate reductase, translating to MTFTVAVSGASGYAGGELLRLLADHPEFEVRTVTAHSNAGQPLTAVQPHLRSYTHLTLKETSAETLAGHDVVFLALPHGASGAIAAELADDTLVVDCGADHRLESEQDWATFYGGEFHGAWEYGVPELPRLSGTQRTRLASTRRIAAPGCNASTVALSLAPGIRAGVIEDRDIVSVLAVGPSGAGRALKAHLLGSEILGSANPYAVGGTHRHIPEIQQALRWAGAAAPTISFTPTIVPMSRGILATSTARIAPGADAAAVRAAWEDAYAGEGFVQLLPDGQFPRTADVLGANTALIGLAVDEAAGRVVVVAAVDNLVKGTAGAAIQSANIALGLAEATGLPVNGVAP from the coding sequence ATGACGTTCACCGTCGCCGTGTCCGGCGCGTCCGGCTATGCCGGTGGCGAGCTGCTGCGCCTGCTCGCCGACCATCCCGAGTTCGAGGTGCGGACCGTGACCGCGCACTCGAACGCGGGCCAGCCCCTCACCGCGGTGCAGCCGCACCTGCGCAGCTACACGCACCTCACCCTGAAGGAGACCTCGGCCGAGACGCTGGCCGGCCACGACGTCGTCTTCCTCGCGCTGCCGCACGGCGCGTCGGGCGCGATCGCGGCCGAGCTCGCCGACGACACGCTGGTCGTCGACTGCGGCGCCGACCACCGGCTCGAGTCCGAGCAGGACTGGGCGACCTTCTACGGCGGCGAGTTCCACGGCGCGTGGGAGTACGGCGTGCCCGAGCTGCCGCGCCTGTCGGGCACGCAGCGCACCCGGCTGGCGTCGACCCGCCGGATCGCCGCCCCGGGATGCAACGCCTCGACCGTCGCCCTCTCGCTCGCCCCGGGCATCCGCGCGGGCGTCATCGAGGACCGCGACATCGTCTCGGTGCTCGCGGTCGGTCCCTCCGGGGCGGGCCGCGCACTGAAGGCGCACCTGCTCGGCTCCGAGATCCTGGGTTCGGCGAACCCGTACGCGGTGGGCGGCACGCACCGCCACATCCCCGAGATCCAGCAGGCGCTGCGGTGGGCCGGCGCGGCCGCGCCGACGATCTCGTTCACGCCGACGATCGTGCCGATGTCGCGCGGGATCCTCGCGACCTCCACGGCGCGCATCGCGCCGGGTGCCGACGCCGCCGCGGTCCGCGCCGCCTGGGAGGATGCGTACGCGGGCGAGGGCTTCGTGCAGCTGCTGCCCGACGGCCAGTTCCCGCGCACGGCCGACGTGCTCGGTGCGAACACGGCCCTGATCGGGCTCGCGGTCGACGAGGCCGCGGGCCGCGTCGTGGTCGTCGCCGCGGTCGACAACCTTGTGAAGGGCACCGCGGGCGCCGCCATCCAGTCGGCGAACATCGCGCTCGGGCTCGCCGAGGCGACCGGCCTCCCCGTGAACGGGGTGGCACCGTGA
- a CDS encoding amino acid ABC transporter ATP-binding protein, translated as MPPADIAPATSNISVRRGEPLVVIDHVDKHYGELHVLNDITTVVNRGEVVVVIGPSGSGKSTLCRAINRLETIDSGTITIDGEVLPDEGAGLAKLRADVGMVFQSFNLFAHKTVLENVTLAPIKVKRMSRKDAEAKAMELLERVGVANQAKKMPAQLSGGQQQRVAIARSLAMNPKVILMDEPTSALDPEMINEVLDVMVGLAEQGMTMIVVTHEMGFARRAADRVLFMADGRIVEEAAPAQFFDHPQSDRAKDFLSKILEH; from the coding sequence ATGCCTCCGGCCGACATCGCACCTGCAACGTCGAACATCTCGGTCCGTCGCGGCGAACCGCTCGTCGTCATCGACCACGTCGACAAGCACTACGGCGAACTCCACGTCCTGAACGACATCACCACGGTCGTCAACCGTGGCGAGGTCGTCGTCGTCATCGGCCCGTCGGGCTCCGGCAAGTCCACGCTGTGCCGCGCCATCAACCGGCTCGAGACCATCGACTCGGGCACGATCACGATCGACGGCGAGGTGCTGCCCGACGAGGGCGCGGGGCTCGCGAAGCTGCGCGCCGACGTCGGCATGGTCTTCCAGTCGTTCAACCTGTTCGCGCACAAGACCGTGCTCGAGAACGTGACGCTCGCGCCCATCAAGGTCAAGCGGATGTCGCGCAAGGACGCCGAGGCGAAGGCGATGGAGCTGCTCGAGCGCGTGGGCGTGGCCAACCAGGCCAAGAAGATGCCCGCGCAGCTCTCGGGCGGCCAGCAGCAGCGCGTCGCGATCGCGAGGTCGCTCGCGATGAACCCCAAGGTCATCCTGATGGACGAGCCGACCAGCGCGCTCGACCCCGAGATGATCAACGAGGTCCTCGACGTCATGGTCGGGCTGGCCGAGCAGGGCATGACGATGATCGTCGTGACCCACGAGATGGGGTTCGCCCGGCGCGCGGCCGACCGCGTGCTGTTCATGGCCGACGGGCGCATCGTCGAGGAGGCGGCGCCGGCCCAGTTCTTCGACCACCCGCAGTCCGACCGCGCGAAGGACTTCCTGTCTAAGATCCTCGAGCACTAG
- a CDS encoding TrmH family RNA methyltransferase: MLENPRSPRVRAVAKLAKKPARVETGMFLLEGPQAVAEALTYRPQLVVELYATPTALERYADIGDTAIDAGVDVEFVSEEVLNAMADTVTPQGFVAVCHQFPTAVKDVFAAEPKLVAILEEVRDPGNAGTIVRAADAAGADAVVFTGRAVDLYNPKVVRSSTGSIFHLPVAVGAELEDVLARAREAGLTILAADIKGDDLLEARREGLLARPTAWLFGNEARGLPEDRLALADRVVTVPIYGHAESMNLATAASVCLYESAFAQRS, translated from the coding sequence ATGCTCGAGAACCCGAGATCGCCGCGCGTGCGGGCCGTCGCGAAGCTCGCGAAGAAACCGGCGCGCGTCGAGACGGGCATGTTCCTGCTCGAGGGGCCGCAGGCGGTGGCCGAGGCGCTGACCTACCGGCCGCAGCTCGTCGTCGAGCTCTACGCCACCCCGACCGCGCTCGAGCGCTACGCCGACATCGGCGACACGGCGATCGATGCGGGCGTCGACGTCGAGTTCGTCTCCGAGGAGGTCCTGAACGCGATGGCCGACACGGTCACGCCCCAGGGCTTCGTCGCGGTCTGCCACCAGTTCCCGACCGCCGTGAAGGACGTCTTCGCGGCAGAGCCGAAGCTCGTCGCGATCCTCGAAGAGGTCCGCGACCCGGGCAACGCGGGCACGATCGTCCGCGCCGCCGATGCCGCCGGTGCCGACGCGGTCGTGTTCACCGGCCGCGCGGTCGACCTCTACAACCCGAAGGTCGTGCGATCGTCGACCGGCTCGATCTTCCACCTGCCCGTCGCGGTCGGCGCCGAGCTCGAGGACGTCCTGGCCCGGGCCCGGGAGGCGGGGCTGACCATCCTCGCCGCCGACATCAAGGGCGACGACCTGCTCGAGGCGCGGCGCGAGGGCCTGCTCGCGCGCCCGACCGCGTGGCTGTTCGGCAACGAGGCGCGCGGTCTTCCCGAGGACCGGCTCGCGCTGGCCGATCGCGTGGTGACGGTGCCGATCTACGGGCACGCCGAGTCGATGAACCTCGCGACCGCGGCATCCGTCTGCCTCTACGAGAGCGCCTTCGCGCAGCGCAGCTGA
- the pheT gene encoding phenylalanine--tRNA ligase subunit beta — protein sequence MRVPLSWLAEYVDLPPGTSLEDVHAALVRVGLEEEDVHTFDLEGPIVVGEVLEFVEEPQSNGKTIRWCQVRVAPDGERAADGGEPVHGIVCGARNFFVGDKVVVTLPGAVLPGPFPIAARKTYGHVSDGMIASARELGLGEDHDGILRLSTLGIDAPVGTDAIHLLGLDDAAVEINVTPDRGYAFSIRGVAREYAHATGAVYRDPAGQVEATEVATDAFPVEVRDEAPIRGRVGASVFATRIVRGIDPARPTPAWMVARLKLAGIRSLSLPVDITNYVMLELGQPIHGYDLDALQGGIVVRRAQPGETLETLDGKVRTLDPEDLLITDDRGAIGLAGVMGGASTEIGETTRNVLIEAANFDPVSIARTARRHKLPSEASKRFERGVDPAIAAAAAARVAQLLVDLAGGTADAGGSLLHAAPEREAILLSDGYITELIGVEYTSDEVRDALAEVGGRVTAVDGGLEVVPPTWRPDLTGRAELAEEVARLLGYDRIPSVLPVAPPGRGLTRSQRVRRSVADALAAAGATEVLAFPFVTEADNAQFGSTDGSPVASVKLANALDASAPYLRRSLLPGLIGVARRNLSRGLTDLDVFELGLVFLPETGRAYGSAELPIGWERPSDAVLEELDAGIPAQPRHVGVLMTGDLRPKQPGRAAEPAGIADALDAVRRIAHAAGAEVEFAQGSHHALHPGRTAEVRVADRLVGYAGELHPELAAAADLPRVVAVAEVDLDAILELADPSVEARPIGTLPAATQDLSLVVAAEVPAARVAEAVREGAGELLEELHLVDDYRGQGVPEGAKSLTFALRFRAADRTLTAAEASEAKLAGAALAAERTGAAIRE from the coding sequence ATGCGAGTGCCGCTCAGCTGGCTCGCCGAGTACGTCGACCTGCCCCCGGGCACGTCCCTGGAGGACGTGCACGCCGCGCTCGTGCGCGTCGGACTCGAGGAGGAGGACGTCCACACGTTCGACCTCGAGGGCCCGATCGTCGTGGGCGAGGTGCTCGAGTTCGTCGAGGAGCCGCAGTCCAACGGCAAGACCATCCGCTGGTGCCAGGTGCGCGTCGCGCCCGACGGCGAGCGGGCGGCCGACGGCGGGGAGCCCGTGCACGGGATCGTGTGCGGCGCCCGCAACTTCTTCGTCGGCGACAAGGTCGTGGTGACGCTGCCCGGCGCCGTGCTGCCCGGGCCGTTCCCGATCGCCGCGCGGAAGACCTACGGACACGTCTCAGACGGCATGATCGCCTCGGCGCGCGAGCTCGGCCTCGGCGAGGACCACGACGGCATCCTGCGCCTGTCGACGCTCGGCATCGACGCGCCCGTCGGCACCGACGCGATCCACCTGCTGGGCCTCGACGACGCCGCGGTCGAGATCAACGTCACGCCCGACCGAGGCTACGCCTTCTCGATCCGCGGCGTGGCCCGCGAGTACGCTCACGCGACCGGGGCGGTCTACCGCGACCCGGCCGGGCAGGTCGAGGCCACCGAGGTCGCGACCGACGCGTTCCCCGTCGAGGTCCGCGACGAGGCGCCGATCCGCGGCCGCGTCGGCGCGAGCGTGTTCGCGACCCGCATCGTGCGCGGCATCGACCCGGCCCGCCCCACGCCGGCGTGGATGGTCGCGCGGCTCAAGCTGGCCGGCATCCGCTCGCTGTCCCTGCCCGTCGACATCACCAACTACGTGATGCTCGAGCTCGGCCAGCCGATCCACGGCTACGACCTCGACGCGCTGCAGGGTGGCATCGTGGTGCGCCGCGCGCAGCCGGGGGAGACGCTCGAGACGCTCGACGGCAAGGTGCGCACGCTCGACCCCGAGGACCTGCTGATCACCGACGACCGCGGCGCGATCGGCCTCGCGGGCGTCATGGGCGGCGCCTCGACCGAGATCGGCGAGACGACCCGCAACGTGCTGATCGAGGCGGCGAACTTCGACCCCGTGTCGATCGCGCGCACGGCCCGCCGGCACAAGCTGCCCAGCGAGGCGTCCAAGCGCTTCGAGCGCGGTGTCGATCCCGCGATCGCCGCGGCGGCGGCCGCGCGCGTCGCGCAGCTGCTCGTCGACCTCGCCGGAGGCACGGCCGACGCCGGCGGCTCGCTCCTGCACGCCGCGCCCGAGCGCGAGGCCATCCTGCTGTCCGACGGCTACATCACCGAGCTCATCGGCGTCGAGTACACGTCCGACGAGGTGCGCGACGCGCTCGCCGAGGTCGGCGGTCGGGTCACGGCCGTCGATGGCGGGCTCGAGGTCGTCCCGCCGACGTGGCGCCCCGACCTGACCGGCCGGGCCGAGCTGGCCGAGGAGGTCGCGCGCCTGCTCGGGTACGACCGGATCCCGTCGGTGCTCCCGGTCGCTCCGCCCGGTCGCGGGCTCACCCGCTCGCAGCGCGTGCGGCGCAGCGTCGCCGACGCGCTCGCGGCCGCCGGCGCGACCGAGGTGCTCGCGTTCCCGTTCGTGACCGAGGCCGACAACGCCCAGTTCGGTTCGACCGACGGGTCGCCCGTCGCGAGCGTGAAGCTCGCGAACGCCCTCGACGCCTCGGCGCCGTACCTGCGCCGCTCGCTGCTGCCCGGTCTCATCGGCGTCGCCCGGCGCAACCTCTCACGCGGCCTCACCGACCTCGATGTGTTCGAGCTCGGGCTGGTGTTCCTGCCCGAGACGGGGCGCGCCTACGGCTCCGCCGAGCTCCCGATCGGGTGGGAACGTCCTTCCGACGCGGTGCTCGAGGAGCTCGACGCGGGCATCCCGGCCCAGCCGCGGCACGTCGGCGTGCTGATGACCGGCGACCTCCGGCCGAAGCAGCCGGGCCGCGCCGCCGAGCCCGCCGGCATCGCCGACGCGCTCGACGCCGTCCGCCGCATCGCGCACGCCGCCGGCGCGGAGGTCGAGTTCGCGCAGGGTTCGCACCACGCGCTGCACCCGGGCCGTACGGCCGAGGTGCGCGTCGCGGACCGGCTCGTCGGCTACGCGGGCGAACTGCATCCCGAACTGGCCGCGGCCGCCGACCTGCCGCGCGTCGTCGCGGTGGCCGAGGTCGACCTCGACGCGATCCTCGAGCTCGCCGACCCGTCGGTCGAGGCGCGCCCGATCGGCACGCTGCCGGCCGCCACGCAGGACCTCTCGCTCGTCGTCGCCGCCGAGGTGCCCGCCGCGCGCGTGGCCGAGGCGGTGCGCGAGGGCGCGGGCGAGCTGCTCGAGGAGCTGCACCTCGTCGACGACTACCGCGGCCAGGGCGTGCCCGAGGGCGCCAAGAGCCTGACGTTCGCGCTGCGGTTCCGCGCCGCCGACCGCACGCTCACCGCGGCCGAGGCGAGCGAGGCCAAGCTCGCGGGAGCGGCGCTGGCCGCGGAGCGAACCGGGGCGGCGATCCGCGAGTAG
- the pheS gene encoding phenylalanine--tRNA ligase subunit alpha: MSEPLQITEPAVEAAVEAALAAIAAAGDSAALKAVRAEHTGEKSELARLNASLRTVPNDQKAALGKLVGSARGRVNQAFAAREAEIVAAEAEAQLAAEAVDVTALPSRFTPGARHPLTLLQDRVCDVFTGMGWEIAEGPEVESEWFNFDALNFDADHPARAMQDTFFVDPPESHLVLRTHTSPVQVRSMLDREVPIYVLAPGRVYRTDEFDATHLPVFMQFEGLAVDQGLTMAHLKGTLDHFVKSIFGEDAKVRLRPSFFPFTEPSAELDFWHPTFKGGARWIEWGGCGMVHPNVLRAAGIDPDVYTGFAFGMGIERGLMLRNDVSDMRDMAEGDIRFSQQFGMVV, translated from the coding sequence GTGTCCGAGCCCCTCCAGATCACCGAACCGGCCGTCGAGGCCGCCGTCGAGGCGGCGCTCGCGGCGATCGCCGCGGCCGGCGACTCCGCCGCGCTGAAGGCCGTGCGCGCCGAGCACACGGGCGAGAAGTCCGAGCTCGCGCGCCTGAACGCCTCGCTGCGCACCGTGCCGAACGACCAGAAGGCCGCCCTCGGCAAGCTCGTGGGCTCCGCCCGCGGGCGCGTGAACCAGGCGTTCGCCGCGCGCGAGGCCGAGATCGTCGCCGCCGAGGCCGAGGCGCAGCTCGCGGCGGAGGCGGTGGACGTCACGGCGCTGCCGTCGCGGTTCACGCCGGGCGCGCGCCATCCGCTCACCCTGCTGCAGGACCGCGTGTGCGACGTCTTCACCGGGATGGGCTGGGAGATCGCGGAGGGCCCCGAGGTCGAGAGCGAGTGGTTCAACTTCGACGCCCTCAACTTCGACGCCGACCACCCGGCGCGCGCGATGCAGGACACCTTCTTCGTCGACCCGCCCGAGTCGCACCTCGTGCTGCGCACGCACACGAGCCCCGTGCAGGTGCGGTCGATGCTCGACCGCGAGGTGCCGATCTACGTGCTCGCCCCGGGCCGCGTGTACCGCACCGACGAGTTCGATGCGACCCACCTGCCGGTCTTCATGCAGTTCGAGGGCCTCGCGGTCGACCAGGGCCTCACCATGGCCCACCTCAAGGGCACGCTCGACCACTTCGTGAAGTCGATCTTCGGCGAGGACGCGAAGGTGCGCCTGCGACCCAGCTTCTTCCCCTTCACCGAACCGTCGGCCGAGCTCGACTTCTGGCACCCGACCTTCAAGGGCGGCGCGCGCTGGATCGAGTGGGGCGGCTGCGGCATGGTGCACCCCAACGTGCTCCGCGCCGCGGGGATCGACCCCGACGTCTACACGGGTTTCGCGTTCGGCATGGGCATCGAGCGCGGGCTCATGCTCCGCAACGACGTCTCGGACATGCGCGACATGGCCGAAGGCGACATCCGCTTCTCGCAGCAGTTCGGAATGGTGGTCTAG
- a CDS encoding glutamate ABC transporter substrate-binding protein: protein MRRSRIALVAAAAATALLFSGCAGDAGAPGESDGAEPSVAETPEFDEGTTMAKLADAGEVTVGTKFDQPLFGLVGPDGVPVGFDVEIAKIIAGKLGISPDKINWVETVSANREPFIENGQVDFVVATYTINDKRKEVVDFAGPYFIAGQSILVLEGNDTIKSEDDLVGQPVCSVTGSTPAANLKELGAEVIETDTYSNCLEPLRSGQAVAVSTDNVILAGLIDQNPGEFKLVGEPFTEEPYGIGLKKGDDDFRNFINDVLEASYDDGSYEAAWDATAGKVLEFREPPAVDRY from the coding sequence ATGAGACGCAGCAGAATCGCACTGGTGGCCGCGGCCGCGGCGACGGCCCTCCTGTTCAGCGGCTGCGCCGGCGACGCCGGTGCGCCCGGCGAGAGCGACGGAGCCGAGCCGAGCGTCGCCGAGACGCCCGAGTTCGACGAGGGCACGACCATGGCCAAGCTCGCCGACGCGGGCGAGGTCACCGTCGGCACGAAGTTCGACCAGCCGCTGTTCGGCCTCGTGGGCCCCGACGGCGTCCCCGTCGGCTTCGACGTCGAGATCGCGAAGATCATCGCCGGCAAGCTCGGCATCTCGCCCGACAAGATCAACTGGGTCGAGACCGTGTCGGCCAACCGCGAGCCGTTCATCGAGAACGGCCAGGTCGACTTCGTCGTCGCGACCTACACGATCAACGACAAGCGCAAGGAGGTCGTCGACTTCGCCGGGCCGTACTTCATCGCGGGCCAGTCGATCCTCGTGCTCGAGGGCAACGACACGATCAAGAGCGAGGACGACCTCGTCGGCCAGCCGGTGTGCTCGGTGACGGGCTCGACGCCGGCGGCCAACCTCAAGGAGCTCGGTGCCGAGGTCATCGAGACCGACACCTACAGCAACTGCCTCGAGCCGCTGCGCAGCGGCCAGGCCGTCGCCGTGTCGACCGACAACGTGATCCTCGCCGGGCTCATCGACCAGAACCCCGGCGAGTTCAAGCTCGTCGGCGAGCCGTTCACCGAGGAGCCGTACGGCATCGGCCTGAAGAAGGGCGATGACGACTTCCGGAACTTCATCAACGACGTGCTCGAGGCGTCGTACGACGACGGCTCCTACGAGGCCGCGTGGGATGCCACGGCCGGCAAGGTGCTCGAGTTCCGCGAGCCGCCGGCGGTCGACCGCTACTGA
- a CDS encoding amino acid ABC transporter permease has protein sequence MTGSSVLFDAPGPKARRNSLIASVVGGLAIAGGLLWVALTLAAPRGDLPGYFDPSRWDIFADPTVWRYIFVAGVWGTLRAALTAAVLALILGVVFSLLRSAQRAWIRIPTAVVLEFIRGMPVLLMMLFILLVLSTGSFWAVVAALALYNGVLIGEALRAGLAALPRGQREAGLSLGMRSMQSKMLIEFPQAFRQMLPIIIAQLVVLLKDTSLGYIVGYVELLRVNMNQLASFYGNYYLFSFFVVTLVLYLAMNLSLSWFARWVARRTERRTGMKPPSPEDEDQAMLRAKAIAESQQTPQGGAL, from the coding sequence ATGACCGGATCGAGCGTCCTGTTCGACGCGCCCGGGCCGAAGGCCCGCCGCAACTCGCTGATCGCCTCCGTGGTCGGCGGGCTCGCCATCGCGGGCGGCCTGCTCTGGGTGGCCCTCACGCTGGCGGCGCCCCGCGGCGACCTCCCCGGCTACTTCGACCCGTCGCGGTGGGACATCTTCGCCGACCCGACCGTGTGGCGGTACATCTTCGTCGCGGGCGTGTGGGGCACGCTCCGGGCCGCGCTGACGGCGGCCGTGCTCGCGCTCATCCTCGGCGTCGTGTTCTCGCTGCTGCGCAGCGCGCAGCGCGCGTGGATCCGCATCCCGACGGCCGTGGTCCTCGAGTTCATCCGCGGCATGCCGGTGCTGCTGATGATGCTGTTCATCCTGCTCGTGCTGAGCACGGGCTCGTTCTGGGCGGTCGTGGCCGCGCTCGCGCTGTACAACGGCGTGCTCATCGGCGAGGCGCTGCGAGCGGGGCTCGCGGCACTGCCGCGCGGCCAGCGCGAGGCCGGGCTGAGCCTCGGCATGCGATCCATGCAGTCGAAGATGCTGATCGAGTTCCCGCAGGCGTTCCGCCAGATGCTGCCGATCATCATCGCGCAGCTCGTCGTGCTGCTGAAGGACACCTCGCTCGGCTACATCGTCGGCTACGTCGAGCTGCTGCGCGTCAACATGAACCAGCTCGCGAGCTTCTACGGCAACTACTACCTGTTCTCGTTCTTCGTCGTGACGCTCGTGCTGTACCTGGCGATGAACCTGTCGCTGTCGTGGTTCGCACGCTGGGTGGCGCGGCGCACCGAGCGTCGCACCGGCATGAAGCCGCCGAGTCCGGAAGACGAGGACCAGGCGATGCTGCGCGCGAAGGCGATCGCCGAGTCGCAGCAGACTCCGCAGGGCGGCGCGCTCTAG
- a CDS encoding DUF1801 domain-containing protein, which produces MAEQKTLPTGASVSEFLESVEPAGRRADGLELRELFDRVTDTDAVMWGPSIVGYGLHHYRYASGREGDSMVVGFSPRKASISLYGLQNPGAEQLIDRLGRVKVGAGCLWIGRLDTVDRHVLEALVDRAWVRVRGDDVG; this is translated from the coding sequence ATGGCCGAGCAGAAGACGCTGCCGACCGGCGCCTCGGTGTCGGAGTTCCTCGAGTCCGTCGAGCCCGCCGGCCGTCGCGCCGACGGGCTCGAGCTGCGCGAGCTGTTCGACCGGGTCACCGACACCGACGCGGTCATGTGGGGCCCCTCCATCGTGGGCTACGGACTGCACCACTACCGGTACGCGAGCGGTCGCGAAGGCGACTCGATGGTCGTCGGGTTCTCGCCGCGGAAGGCGTCGATCTCGCTGTACGGCCTGCAGAACCCGGGCGCCGAGCAGCTCATCGACCGTCTCGGCCGGGTCAAGGTCGGGGCCGGATGCCTCTGGATCGGCCGGCTCGACACGGTCGACCGGCACGTGCTCGAGGCGCTCGTCGACCGTGCGTGGGTGCGCGTGCGCGGCGACGACGTCGGATGA